DNA sequence from the Rubripirellula tenax genome:
ATGCCGATGCCGGCGGCGATCAAGTGAATCGGTCGCTCGGGATGATCGAGGTCGATGTGAAAGTGACCTCGTGGTGATTGAATCGAGACGACGTCGCCGACGTTGACGCGATCGTGCAGTCGGTTGCTCATGCGACCGCCGGGGACTCGCTTGACGGTGATCCGATACCGTGACTCGCCGGGACCGCTCGATAGGCTGTAGCATCGGGCGATCGGTTTCGCATCGGGATCGTCGCTGGACGGATAGCGAATCAGAATCGATTGACCACCCTTGAATGCGGGGAAGTCGCTGCCGTCGATGGACCGGAAGGTGAATGAACGGCAATCGACCGACTCGTCTTGAATGGAATCGACGACGACGTCTCGCCATCCGGTCCAACCCGATGCGTCAACGACCGACTTCGACGCGACCGGGACTTGAGCTTGAACATCGTCGTCCAGAATGTCGGTTCGGAAACGTCGCTCGTCGCGGCGGGCAACGAATTCGGCAAATACGAGGTAGCCGACGAATGGGACGATGATCAGAAAGCCGACGATTCCTGGCATGATGACTTCGGGGCGAAACGAGTGGAGGCGTTGACGGACGAGCCAAGGTTTTTCAAACGTAGCTCTCCCAAGTCGCGCCGGACGTCGAAACTCGCCATTCGGATTCCCCACGATCGCCTCGCAATCGTTACAAACCAAACAACGGGAATGATCGCGGCGTGCGGATGCGATGGATGGGGGCGGGGCAGGCGTCGGTGACGTTTCGACTCGATTTGAAATAGAATGCGAATCGGATGGTCGTTCGTGACCGCCGCTTCGATTTTCAAGAGACCATCGCTTGTCCGCTCGCCCCCCCTTCCGCTCGCTTCGGCTCCGATTGCTGACGCCGATCATCGTGTCGTCCCTGCTGGCGGCCGGATTGGTCGCGGTCGGTTCGTACCGTTGGGGAAATCGCTTGGCCGAAACGGATCTCGAGAACCGATTCCGCGGCATCGAAGAAACGCTTAGCGATTCTAACTTCCCGCTTAACGCGACCGTGCTGGGATCGTTGGCCAAGTTGACACAGACAGAGATGACGGGCTGGGGGCCGACGGGGCGGCTTCGACATAGCACCTTGCACGTCGACCCGACGCAGTTGCCCAACATCGCCAGCACCATCGCAACGACCGTTTCGATCGATGATCGACGCTATCGGGTGTTCTGGTTTTCGACAACCGGCGGTGACGATCGACAAGACGGCATCGCCAATGTCGCGGTGTTGTTCGGTGAAGAACAGATCGATGCCAGTCGCCGCCGCGCGGCGTTGTTGCCGTTGGTCACCGGGCTTTCGACGATCGTTGTCTTGACGTCGATCATGTTGATGGTGACGTCACGTTTGGTTCGTCGAATTGGCGTCTTGAAACATCGCGTCGAAGCCGTTGCCGGCGGTGACTTTCAATCGACGGTTGCGGATGACGGGAACGACGAGATCGGGCTGCTTGGCCAATCGGTCGACTCGATGGCCGCTCAATTGGACCGGTTGTGGAAACAGGTCCATCGCGAGCAGAGTGAAAAGGTGCTGCATCAAGTCGCTGGCGGGATGGCGCATCAGTTGCGTAACAGTTTGACGGGCGCGCGCATGGCGGTCGAATTGCACGCGGCCGGTTGCGGGGGCGCCGATGATGAAGACATTCGCGTGGCCATTCATCAGATCGAGCTCTCCGAAGACTATGTGCGGAGGCTGTTGTTGGCGGCATCGGGGCGACAGGATCGCGATCGGCCGATGGACGTGCTGGTTTGCGTGAAGGACGTTCAATCAAGTTTGTCGCCGATGGCGAAGCATTTGCGGATCGAACTGAATTGGACGTTGATTGAGAATCTGGACGGACTGCGAATCAGCGACGGACCGACGTGGGTCGCCGCGATCACCAATTTAATTCACAACGCGATGCAAGCGGGCGACGACGTGGATGTCCACGTCAGCCGCATCGAAGCGGACCAAATCCGAATCGAAGTGTCCGACAATGGGCCGGGAGTGGCCGATTCGTTGGCGGCCGATTTATTCGAACCGTTCGTGACGTCCAAGGCGGAAGGACTGGGACTGGGGCTTCCCGTCGTGCGACGGGCGGCCGAACATCTGGGTGGTAAAGTTTCGTGGCGCCGCGAGCACGACCGAACTGTATTTCGATTGGACGTCGCGCTCGGGGCACCCGCCGAACCGACCGCCGCGTCTAACCATTCTTGAACTCTGATCGATCGACGCAATGATTCATTCATCGACACATTCATCTTTAGTACTCGTCGTCGACGACGAGCCGTCGATTTGCTGGGCACTCGAGCGAATGTTGACCGGCGAAGGCCACGAGGTCATCACGGCATCCTCCGCCGAGGAAGGTTTGCAGCTTGCGAAGTCGCGAAAACCGTCGCTGGTGATTTTGGACGTACGATTGCCGAAAGAAGACGGGATCACGGCGCTGCCCAAATTTCTGGAAGCGACGGACAACGCGCCCGTGGTGATCATCACGGCGTTCGGTGATTTGGAAACGGCGGTGGCGGCGGTGCGAAACGGTGCGACCGACTACTTGACCAAGCCGTTCAAGTTGGATGACGCGCTGCGGACTTGTCGAGCGGCGCTGAAGGCGTCGGTCAATCGATCGGCACCGACGACGACCGAACCGATGGTGTTGGATCAATCGGTCTTGGTGGGCGAGTCGCCTGCGATGCAACAAGTCTTTCGCCAAATCGCGTTGGTGGCTGACAGCGATCTGTCGGTGCTGATCACGGGTGAAACGGGAACGGGAAAAGAGCTGGTCGCCGCCGCGATGCACCGCCACAGTCGTCGTAGCAGTCGGCCCTACATCGCCATCGCGCCGGTCGCGATCAATCCGGAACTGATCGAAAGCGAATTGTTCGGTCACGTCAAAGGATCGTTCACCGGCGCGGTGGATGACCGCGCAGGGCTGTTCGAGCGAGCGGAGGGCGGCACGTTGTTCTTGGACGAGATCGGCGACCTGCCGCTGGGCACACAGGTGAAGTTGTTGCGAGTGCTTGAACAGGGTCAGTATTGCCGCGTGGGTGACGTTCGTCCGCGGACGGCGGATGTTCGCGTTGTGGCGGCGACTCACCGCGACTTGCACGATGCGATCCGACGCAACGAGTTTCGCGAGGATCTGTTTCATCGTTTGACGGGAGTCCAAATTCATCTGCCGCCGCTGCGTGATCGGACCCATGATATCGAACCGCTATGCCGATACTTTCTTAAAGCGATGAACTATGCCGCCGGTGACGCGGCCATCGACGAACGATTGCTGACGTCGCTGCAAGAACGCAGATGGCACGGAAACGTTCGCGAGCTGAAGAACGCGGTCGGTCATGCCGCTGTGGTAGCGCGCGGAAGACCGTTGGTGATGGAGGACTTTCCGCTGCCGAAACCGGGCCGCGAAGCCGACGGCGAGAGTTCGCCGGCGCTGGAGCACGTGGTGGCGGTTTGGGTCGAGGATGTGATCGCCCAAGAAAATGGGGATCTCGAAAACTTGCATGCTCAATTTCTGGCAGCCACCGAGCCGACGATTTTGAAAATTGTTTTGAGCCACACCGGCGGTAACCGTGCGAAGGCGGCTGAGATTCTTGGGATTCACCGTGGCACGCTGCGCGATCGGTTGCGAGCGTATGCAATGGACGACGTTTCCTCGTAAACTACGATCGGGGACGTGCGATTGGAGATCATCCGTTATAATCCAGGTCTGCTAGTAACTGATCGGAACCAACTTCGTCTCTTCACTCTCCCTTCGGGAGAGCCGAGCCTACGCGAGGAGAGGGGTTTGCCAGCTGAGCCCTCCCCGGCCGCTACCGCGTCCGACCCTCCCGCTGCGCGGGAGAGTGATGTGAGAATGTCCGAGATTGTTTTTCATCAGTTTCTCAACATCTGTTTTCGTCGACCACTTAAGGGTATGTCCTATGAAACTCACTTGGGTTTTTTCCGTTGTGATCTCGGTTTCGATCGGTGCGGGTTGCTCCGCTTTTGGCCAAGGTGCGGCACTTCAAGGGATCGCCAACACCGTCGACAAGCTTGCACAAGATGTCCAGAATCAACAGGATCCGATCAAGGCCGGACCGGACGACAAGCTTGAAAAAGTCGCTCCGGGGAAGATCGACGCCGATGCGGAACGCGAGTTCAAAGAAACGCCTTCGGGACTTCGTTATCGCATCTTGCGAAAGAGTGATAAGAAAAAACCGACTCCCGCAAACTCGGTCGTCGCCCACTACAAGGGCTGGTTGGACAACGGAAAGATTTTCGACAGCTCGTACCGCAAGGGATCGCCGATTCCGTTCCCGTTACGTGGTGTGATCGCGGGTTGGACCGAAGGTGTACCGTTGATCGGCGAAGGCGGCATGATCGAGTTGGATATTCCGTACCAGTTGGGATACGGCAGTCGGGGCATGCCGGCCGCCGGAATCGGGCACCGCGAACGCCTGCACTTCATCGTCGAACTGGTCGAGATCAAGTAGCGGCATGTTCCAGCTTCGATGTACGGTCCGCAATTGTCTCGGGATACTTGCCGCACGCGATGGTGGATTATTCTGCGAAGCGGGACATCATTTCGATCGAGCCAAGGAAGGCTATTGGAGTCTGCTGCAGCCCCAGGATCGTAAATCCAAAACTCCCGGTGATGCCGAATCGGCGGTACTGGCTCGGCATCGCTGGCTGGAACGCGGACTGGGCCAAGGACTGGTCGACGCGATCGGGCCCTGGATCGAAGCGTCGCGTCAAACCGACCCAGAACAAACAGTCACAGCGCAATCACCACGGACGCTCGATTTAGGTTGCGGCGAAGGAACGTTTGGCGCCGCATTGTTTGCGGGCGAGGCCGATGGTTATTGCGGCGTCGACCTTTCCAAGCGAGCGATCAAGCTGGCCGCCCGCCGATGGCCGGATGCGACTTGGGTGCTGGCAAACGCCGACCGCTTTTTACCCGCGGCAGATGCCAGTGTTGACCGAGTGGTTTCGTTGTTCGGACGACGCCCGATCGGCGAGATCCAACGTGTCTTGAAGGCCGACGGAATCTGCATCGTGGCCGTGCCGGGCGACGACGACCTGATTGAACTTCGCGAACAGGTTCAACAAGCCGGACATCGCCGAAGTCGTTGGGAGTTGATCGTCGAAGAGATGGAAGCATCGGGGTTCCGGTGCGTCGATCGGCAACGCTGGATGCAGGTCGTCGAACTGGATGCCGATGCGATTGCTGACGCGATGGCGATGACATACCGCGGCGTACGTCACTCGCAGCAGGCTCGGCTGGAAAACGTCACATCGGCGACCGTTACGTTGTCGGCCGATCTGCTGTTGCTGCGGCGTTGAAAAGCGTGCGTTAGATCATTTCTAGCTAACCGCTGTTGCCGTTTGCATGGCGATTTCAAGTTCCTCGTCCGTTGCGACCACCAACGTTCGCACCTTTGCCGTCGAGGCCGAGATGTCGCAAGCGGTGACACCCGATTGGCGCAGGTCGTTCTTTGCCGCGTCCAATTCGATGCCCAGGTGTCCGAGCGTTGCTGTTGCCAGTCGACGAATCTCGGATGAATTCTCGCCGACGCCCGCGGTGAACACCAAAGCATCGATTCCGCCCATCGTGGCAACGTAGCCGCCGATCACTTTGACCAAGCGGTGGATGTAAATCTCGATGGCTAGCGACGCGTCGTGATCACCACCGGATCGTCGATCCAAGATCGCTCGCATGTCGGGCTCGCCGCAAAGCCCCACCAACCCGCTGGCTTTGTTGAGCAGATGATCGACGTCATCGATCGACATGCCGGCGTTCCTCATCAGGTAAAGCGGAACGGATGGATCGATGTCGCCCGAGCGAGTCGCCATCACCAAGCCTTCCAGCGGTGTCATGCCCATGGATGTGTCGATCGCCGTTCCTTGAATCGATGCCGTCGCGCTCGCACCGCCGCCCAAGTGCAGCGAAACGATGCGGCCGTGGCGATGATGTTCGGGGAAGTGTTCCGACAAATACTCGATCGCGTGTCGTGTCACGAATCGATGCGACGTGCCGTGAGCCCCGTATCGGCGCACGCCGAACTCGCTGGCGACCGTTGGGGGAATGGCATAGCGATAGGCCTTTTCCGGCAGCGTCGCAAAGTACGCGGTGTCGAAGACCAAGACTTGATCGACCGACAGCCCCAGTCCGGTGATCGCTTCGACGACCGATCGAGCGGGCGGGTTGTGCAGCGGTGCTAATTGATCCAGTCGTTTCAGCTCGGCAAGCACGCCATCGCCAACAACCGTCGGCGATTGAAACACGGCGCCGCCTTGGACGATGCGATGACCGATCGCATCGATGCGGATCGACGCGTGTTGGTCGATGACATTGCGAGCCGCCGACAAGTGGTCAGCCGCCTCACCACCGGTTTGCCCGATACGATCGATCAAACCACGAGAAAGCCTCGCGCCATTGGTGGTGTCGATGCAGGCATACTTCAGTGTCGTGCTGCCGACGTTGAAGACGAGGACATTCATTCGATCGCCTCGGCGGATTGAGCTTGAACGGCCGTGATGGCCACGGTGTTGACGATGTCCGCAACGGTGCATCCGCGTGAAAGGTCGTTGACCGGTTTGCGAAGTCCTTGCAAGACCGGGCCGATTGCGACCGCGCCGGCCGATCGCTGGACCGCCTTGTACGTGTTGTTTCCGGTGTTCAAGTCGGGGAAGATGAAAACGGTTGCGCGTCCAGCGACTTCGCTTTGCGGCAACTTGGCGGCAGCGACGGATGGATCGATCGCCGCGTCGTACTGGACCGGACCTTCGATTGCCAAATCGGGTCGTCGATTTCGCAGCATCGCCGTTGCTTCGCGTACGCGTTCGACATCCTCGCCATGTCCGCTTTCGCCGGTCGAGTACGACAGCATTGCGATCCGCGGATCGATACCAAATTGTTTGGCCGTGTCGGCGCTGCTGCTGGCGATCTCGGCCAGTTCTTCGGCCGTCGGGTTGGGAATCACCGCACAGTCGCCATATACCAACACGCTGTGCTTCAAGCACATCAAGAACACACTGCTGACCACTTTCACGCCAGGCCGTGTCTTGATGAACTCGAACGCCGGACGAATCGTATTGGCGGTGGTATGAATCGAACCCGATACCATCCCGCCCGCCAGACCCCGACGGACCATCATGGTGCCGAAGTAACTGACTTCCAACATCCGATCGCGAGCCACGTCCATCGTGACGCCTTTGTGTTTGCGAAGTTGAAAATACTCTTCGGCAAATTCGTCACGCAGCGAACTGGTCGCCGGATCAATGATTTCGATTGACGTGCCCGACTCGGCCGGCGATGCCGGTAACGTGATTCCGATTTGGCTGGCCGTTGACCGGATCAAGGCCGGATCGCCCAACAGGACGATATCGGCGACGTCGCGCCGGCGCAGCACGTCGACGGCCTGCAAGATGCGAGGCTCGTTGCCCTCGGGCAGTACAACGCGAACGCGTTTTTCGCGAGCCTTCTGGATCAACGAATACTCAAACAGCAGTGGAGTCACTTGAGCAGTACCGGGGGCTTTCAATCTCGCCGCCAGTTCATCGCCGTCGATGTGGCGTTGGAACAAACCGATCGCCGACTCGATTTTTCGCGGGGAAGCGACACTGATTTCTGCCTTGATCTTTGATGCCCGATTCGCCGCGGTGAATGTGTCGTCCGCGGTCGCCAAGATGGGCATGCCGCCCGAGACGCGAACCAATCGCTGGACGGCTTCGGGTGGATTCATTCCACCGGTCAACACGATGCCGGCCGGCGCGGGGCCGTCGGGGTGCATGCCTGAGAGCGCACAACCGACGACGATGTCACTGCGATCGCCAGGAGTGATGACCAGACTGCCGGCATACAAACGTTCCAAGAAACTGGGCAACTGCATGGCCGCAACTTTCAACCGTGTGACTTCGCGGTCGAACGTTGACTCGTCGCCGCTGATGACGGTTGCGTCCAGACCGATCTGGATCTCTCGCAGCGTTGGTTGGCGCAGCAATGGTTCTTCGGGAAGCAGATACATCGGTGCCTGAATGTTCAGCTTGTCGCCCGCAAACGCCGCCACCATGGCTTGGCGGTCGTCGTCGCAAACTCGATTCACAACCGTTGCCAGCACTTGGGCGCCGTGATCGGACAACGAATCGTTGCCGATGTGAACCGATTGGACACAGTCTTCAATCGACTTGCCGTGTGCCGAGTAGACGGGCATCACCGCGCACCCCAGATTCAAAGCCAAGTCGGCGTTGAGTTCGAATTCCAGCTCTGGAGCTAGTCCTTGGAAGCTGGTGCCTTCAACGACGGCGAAGTCACCGCGCTGTTGAACGGCTTTGAATCGCTGCTGGACCCGTTGGATCAGTTCGTCGTAACGATCGTCGGCCAACAATTGGCGAGCTTCGGCGCGAGTCACGCCAGCCATCTCGGGAGGTTCAGTCGTTAGGTGGTATCGCGCTCGCATCAATCGGATGCTTTGATCGTTGTCGGCGCTGTCGCGTACGATCGGGCGAAAAAAGACGACGCGATCAAAACGCCGCACCGCTAGCTCCATCACGCCTAACGCGATCATCCGCTTTCCGGTCGCGTTTTCGTTGGTCGCAAGGTACAGGCTATCAGGCATGATGCGGGTCTTGGCGCGAGTGTGTGAGGAAGCGCGGGTGAACGGGAAGCCGCGTTAGTCTACGAAAAAAGCCACGTCTCCGGACGAACCGAAGGCGTGGCTTGAATGGTTCTGCGAGATCGTCGCAGCCTAGCTCTTCTTTTCTGCGTCCGCTTGTTGTTGCATCAATCCCGGACGGACCCGCTTGTTGATGTCCGTTTCCAGAACGCCGAACACCGACTCGTGACGAGCGACCGACATTTGCAAGGCGGCCAGCAATCGCTTGGCGGTGAAGAAGTTCAGGATGATGCGCTGGTTGACTTGGATCGGGTCCTTTGGCACGCCGATCGGTTGCGGGTTCAAGCCGAAGTCGACGATCAGTTCTTCAGGCGAACCGGTCACGCGGCAAAAGTTCGCGTAGCAAGCGGCCGCGTTCTCGTCATTGACTTGAACTTGGACAGGTTGTTGAGCTTGCGTTTGAGCGCCAGCAGCCGGTGCGGCAGCGGCGGCGGGCTTGTCAGCTTCGGGGGTCTTGGCGTCGGCCATCAGTGGTTTCTCCGAAATTAAATAGAGTGAGGTGAATGTTTCTGTCGGTCCACTGCAACGTGCAGTCGATGATAAAAACGCTCGAAAGGTTGTTCGGGGCGAGTAAAGGTCATCTGATGTGCTGCCCGCAAAAAGCACCTTGCCTCAGCCGGCGACGCAATCGTCACGACGAATATCGTAACGAAGGACGCGATTGACTGGGACGTAAGACGACCGTGTTCAGGTTTTAAAATTTGATGAATTGCCCCCGCCGTGGTAAACCACGAAGGCTGGACAAGTTCGAAGCATCACAGTTCAAAGTTAAAGGTTTGTGCGATCACTCTCCATAAACGATTGCCAAGCGACATCGGATCGACATGGATCTTTGCCGAACCCCGATATCCTGGACGCATCATGATATCGCCGGACTCCAACGGAACCCTGGCTTGGTAAGAGACACTTCGCGGTTTGATTTGTCCGGTTGCCGGGTCGATCTCGGTTTGCAAGTCGCCGCCGGTCTGGCTGGACATGGAAACGGAGGTCGAATCGATCGGTTCATTTGATTTTTCAGTAATGACGCCGCTGAAGGTTTCCAATCGCAATGCGTCCAATTTCATATCAACGGTCTGACCTTCGCGGACCATTTGCACGTCACCTTGATCAATGATCAGCACGGCTTCGTGCGCATCCGGTTTGCCGATTTCGCAAATCACGTCATCCGCTGTCAACAGCGCTCCACGATTCTCGGATTCGAGCGGCGATCCGACCCAGCCCGGCAAGCGTCCGTCGGGTGATTTTTGCGGCTCGCGAATCGGCGGGGGAATGATGTATCCGTCGCGTTTGGCGCGGACGGTTAAGCGATCGATTTCCTCTTGAGTCTTTGCTTTCAACTGTTGGATCGAATCGAGCAGTTCGATTTGAGTATCGATCTGGGCCTTGAGCGCCTGGTCTTCACGGCTGCGGGCCGACATGTTTTCCAACCGTACCCGCGAGAGGACTTCTTCGCCCTTCAAATCGGCCAAGCGAATTTCCAGTTCCGGATTCTTCAGCACCGCGATCGGGTCACCCGGCGCAACCATCGCGTTGGGCTGGATGGTCCAGTCAATCCGGCCGGGCACGCCGGCGTAAACGGCCCCGGCTTGGCTGGGACGAACTTCGAACGCGCAATCGATGTGGTGTGGCAACGGGATGTAGCACACACCCGCGATCACGGCGGCGGCGATCGCCAGAGTCGGCAATAGACGTGAACGCTTCACTTTCGCGAGTCTCCCAGGAGTGCGACAGAATTTCCAAGTTTGAATGAACGGCTGGGCCACCAAGCCAAAGAAGCCGACGACGGCGACCATCCGGCCGATCGCCTGCAACCCATAGGGCTCAAGCACTTTGATGACGAACCAACAGATCGAGAACACGACCACCCAGCGATAAATGACGCTGGCGATGGTGAACAGCCCGAACAACAACCGGCCTCGTGTTGGCAAGAACGGATCGTCTTGCAGTTCCAAGCCCAAGCAGGTTTGTTGGAACCAACGCTTCAGCACTTCGGTGCTCTTTTGGCGTAGGTTCGGGATCTCGAGCGCGTCCATCAGGATGTAGTAGCCGTCGAACCGCAACAACGGGTTGCCGTTGACAAGCACCGTGCTGACGACGTTCAAAAACATCATGTTCAAGCACAGATCATTGATCGTCGTCCCCGATTCGGTGAACCACCAAACATAGGCCGCGATCGACGCCAGAATCATTTCGACATAGATTCCCGCCGCACCGATCCAAACACGCTTCCACTTGTTGGGCAGCATCCATGAATCGGAAACGTTGCAATACAGGCACGGCGTGAACACCAGCAACATGAAGCCGATTTCGTGGCATTCACCGCCGAACTTCTTACACGACAATCCGTGTCCGAATTCGTGAAGGACTTTGACGATGCCCATCGTGGCCGCCAAAATCAACCAACGATCGGCCGCAAAGAACTGCTGGAATGTCGGCAACTTCGCGTAAACGGTCTCGTACTGGCTGGCCAGTAAAAGTGCGGACGAGAAGATCAGCATCAGGAAGAAGATCAGTGCCGGAACGGTGAAGATCCATCCGAACGGCTTGATCATCCAGTTCAGGATTCGCTCGGGGTCAAAGCCGCGATAGCGAAGGGCAAAGACGTTGGCAAACTTGCCCATCACTTCTTTGTTCTTCTTCTTGCGTCCGCGTTCGCGAAGCGCCTTGCCTTGACCGGGCGAATTGCTGATCACCAAACCGCTGCGGTGCAGCATGCCGATGAATTGTTGCAAGTCACCGAAGGTGATTTTCTGAGGTGCGAACCGTTGTTCGAACCCGTCTTTGATTTGTTGCAGCGAAACGTGCCCGTCCAACATGTTCAAGATGTAGTACTCTTCGTCGTGAAAACGAAAGTACTGCAAGCCGACCGGCTCCTTGACGACCCAATAGCCCGTACCCTGATACCGTTGGCGATTAGCCGACAGATCGGGGCGTTTTCGGACCGTCAGCGGTCGCGATGAACTGCTGACGAGGGATTCGGCGAGTGTTGGCACAGGGAGTAGGTTTCAGGCTACAGGGAACAGGTTTCAGGAAAAAGCGGCGGAAGAAGAACGATCACAAGCGGGCGGGTCATGGCTGATACCTGACGCCTGTAACCTACCTCCCTATTTGATGACCATTTCGGCTCGCATGCCGGGTTTGAATTTCCAGTCGTTGCCGACTTTTTCGTTCTGGATTTCGACCCACACTCGGTAACGATTGTTCAGGTCGATTTCCATGCTGACGAAACCGAGCGTGCCGCTGATGCGGGTGCCGTCATTGGCTTGGTTGTAGATCAGCACTTCCACCGGCGCGCCTTTGATCACGCGTCCCGCGTAACGCAGCGCGTCGATGTCTCCTTCGACGCGAAGAATGTCCATTTGAATCAACGAAGCCATCGGCGTACCGGGCTGGACCCATTGGCCTTGTTGGGCCAATCGTGTTTCAACAATGCCGGTATAGGGGGCCGTGACCGAACGCTTGGTGAGTTCTTTTTCGGCCATTTCAAGTTCGGTGCGTTTGCCGATCATCTTGACCTGCGCGACCTTCTGTTCCATTTCGGCCAATTCGATACGAAGCTCTTGCCGGCCGGCTTCCAGTCGTTTCTTTTCCATTTCCCAATAGGGGATCGCGCCTTCTTTGCGAAGCTCTTCAAACGACTTCGCTTCGGCGGCAGCGACCTTGGCGGCTTCGCGAGCGTCACGAAGGTTTACGTCAT
Encoded proteins:
- a CDS encoding efflux RND transporter periplasmic adaptor subunit produces the protein MRLTLLFCFAVTAMVSHAAPQQLTAQQSTQDLPNQINAENCMVQYINKVDVPATAEGLLEELRFEEGDEIEKGNVMAVIEDDMAALAVDLKKAEEKEAILTASNDVNLRDAREAAKVAAAEAKSFEELRKEGAIPYWEMEKKRLEAGRQELRIELAEMEQKVAQVKMIGKRTELEMAEKELTKRSVTAPYTGIVETRLAQQGQWVQPGTPMASLIQMDILRVEGDIDALRYAGRVIKGAPVEVLIYNQANDGTRISGTLGFVSMEIDLNNRYRVWVEIQNEKVGNDWKFKPGMRAEMVIK
- a CDS encoding hemolysin D, whose translation is MPTLAESLVSSSSRPLTVRKRPDLSANRQRYQGTGYWVVKEPVGLQYFRFHDEEYYILNMLDGHVSLQQIKDGFEQRFAPQKITFGDLQQFIGMLHRSGLVISNSPGQGKALRERGRKKKNKEVMGKFANVFALRYRGFDPERILNWMIKPFGWIFTVPALIFFLMLIFSSALLLASQYETVYAKLPTFQQFFAADRWLILAATMGIVKVLHEFGHGLSCKKFGGECHEIGFMLLVFTPCLYCNVSDSWMLPNKWKRVWIGAAGIYVEMILASIAAYVWWFTESGTTINDLCLNMMFLNVVSTVLVNGNPLLRFDGYYILMDALEIPNLRQKSTEVLKRWFQQTCLGLELQDDPFLPTRGRLLFGLFTIASVIYRWVVVFSICWFVIKVLEPYGLQAIGRMVAVVGFFGLVAQPFIQTWKFCRTPGRLAKVKRSRLLPTLAIAAAVIAGVCYIPLPHHIDCAFEVRPSQAGAVYAGVPGRIDWTIQPNAMVAPGDPIAVLKNPELEIRLADLKGEEVLSRVRLENMSARSREDQALKAQIDTQIELLDSIQQLKAKTQEEIDRLTVRAKRDGYIIPPPIREPQKSPDGRLPGWVGSPLESENRGALLTADDVICEIGKPDAHEAVLIIDQGDVQMVREGQTVDMKLDALRLETFSGVITEKSNEPIDSTSVSMSSQTGGDLQTEIDPATGQIKPRSVSYQARVPLESGDIMMRPGYRGSAKIHVDPMSLGNRLWRVIAQTFNFEL